The Pseudomonadota bacterium genomic interval GATGAACCCGCCGCGATTGTGGTCCAGCCAATCCAGCATCTCGTCCCAGGTGGTACGGTCCTTGGACGCCTCGCGCTCCTTCATCTCATGGATGCCCAGGCCTTGCTCGGCCGCGCTGACATAGAACTGGGTGTCACGAATGCGGCCGATGACGGGGATATCGAGTTTGTTGAGGAAGCGTTCCAGCTTGTCCAGCGCCCGGGTACGGATGCGGGTGCGGTTCATGACGATGGCAAGGCGGGTATTGTGTTTGCGTGCCTTGCCGATCAGCAGCAGATCCCGAATGAAGTCGACCGTCGAGTGGATATCGATAGAAGACGGTAATACGGGTATCAATATGACATCCGCCTCGGCAACCCGGTCCTCCATGTCAATCAGGCTGTACCCGGCGGGGGTGTCGGAAATGACATAACGCGTATCCGGCGGTGTCCGCATCTGCCAGGCCCGCGTGATGCCTTCGCGCGGCGGCTTATAGGCCGCGATACCGTAGATCGGCGGGTGGTAGCCGGGGCGTTCATGCAACCAGCGCATGCTTGAACCCTGTCTGTCGTAGTCGACCAGCGCAGTGCCGTACCCGTGCGAGGCACAGAAACTCGCCAGGTTGGTGGCGATCGTGGTTTTGCCACAGCCACCCTTGGTGTTCATGATGCTGACTTTGAGTGTGGTCGCGTGTTGCATCTGGGTGGTGTTACGGGTTCGTTGTTTAGTGCAAATTGTATCAGCATTACCGGCGACATCCAGTCATGCGATAAAAATCAGAATCGCCGGCAGGTAGCTGTCAATGAACCGGCGCTTCAGCTGCCACCGTTAGCATAAAGAGATGACATGAAATGAGCATGAATCCCCCGGGTTGACTTGAAATGCCGGTTCCAGTGTTAAACCGCAACCGCATAGGCAAAGCGTGACAGCGGGTTTTACGCGAGTTTCATGCGCATCCTGACCAGCTCGACTGCGGTTGCAACTCCGCTGTGCCACAACATGGTGCAGCAGTCCCGCGTGCCCGAAGGGGTTCGATGGCGCAGAGTCTGGAATACTGTGGTTGATGTGGATCCGCCCGGGCCCATTGGCTCATGGTAAGCGATAACTGTTTGTATTAACGGAATAATAAACCACAAATCTAACCGGATATCGTCATCCGCATCAGCCGGGCTGTTGATGCCGGGCGCGACACCGATTCGGGTGCACGACTAGCGACAGTTTGCATAGGTTCGGTTGACCGAAACCGGATTCGTTACCGAACCCGGCCGAACAGACCCGAACGATGCTCCGGCTGTATTGGCGTCGTTGTACGTCCAGGCACGGTCGACTCCGGACACTTGCCAAATGAAGCGGCTGCTAAAACCGCTAACAAGCGTGACCCTGTAACTATGTCATCGTGCGTCGTTACGACTGACTTGCAAGCAAGGCTAGGCGATTCGCAAAAAAGAGTACGAAGGATATGCCAAAGAACAACCAAGGCAGGAAGAATGGGAGGGCATTCCTGAAAGTCGTAAGATTAAGAGAAAATATTTCTCGTTCCAGCGCCTTAAGATCGAAAAGATACTTGTTCCTGGATTTGTCATCTAGGTCCGCCTTGGCGATGCGATCCTTGACGGCTGCAACAAGCGATGGCGCCGTGCGCTTGTCCTTCTGGCTCTCCGTCAGCTGTATGAAAAATAAATAAAATGTGATAAGAAACGCCAGTATTTGCATATGTGCATTCTCAACACTCCAGCATCCGAGCGTCGCCAGGAATAGCCAAATTCCCCTGTCGTTAAGCGCGGAACGGTAATGGTGCATATGCATCTGCAGCGCAACCAGGTCCTCTTCGATAGTGGGATTGCTGCCAATTGAATGTTCTGACATCTTCGTGTGATTCCCTGTTTGTATGGTCAATGGTTTGTATGTCTTATGAGCAACTGGATGTTGCTATATCGAATGCGACTTTTGAAGTAGGAATTCATTCGATGGAAAGTCTGAGCGCCAATATCGGAATCGAGCTGCAATCAGTCTTGCAACCGAACCCGTTTCCAGGTCGTACGCCGACCAGCCCCGGAACAACACAGACAACCTGAAAATGGCAGCAGTGACAGAATAGTCGACATCATTCAGCTACGTTAACGGCCCCGGAGGGCCGTTGTGGCGGCGCTGTTTCAGCGCGATAAAATTTCCTGGCAGCACACGGTCTGGTTCTTAGTCGCCCTGGCAGGGATGCCGGGCAGCGCATCGTTGAATGCCAGCCAGCCGTCGAGGGGCGCAGCGGGAAACCTTCGTCGCGAAAGCCTGACTGCAGACAGTCCCGACACCACATGGTGGGGCGTAAAGGTCTGGCAAAGTCACAACGGGCCTCCGCTAGTGGCTGAATTCCCGCTGGCCCGCAGGCCGGCTATCCTTCAACCGTATACGCCGCCATTAGTCGGGCGGCGGACTTCACAATATTGGTAACCCGTTCTATGCTTCACCAGTTATGCCCATATTCAGATACCACCAACAGTCGGGAGGCACGATGAAAATGAAACTGAGGCGCTTTTGGTTGGCGGCCGCGACCACGGTTGTGTTGTGCGTATTGACACCGCTGGCTGGCGCGGCGCTGGTGACGACCGATCAGGCTATTGCCGGTAGCATGGCGGATCAGGAGCGCGCCCGGGTCGGGGCATTTCTGGAACGGGCTGACGCGCGTGAACGGCTGGGCGCCTTGGGCGTCGACCCGGCAGCCGCGCAGGAACGTGTGGCGGGACTGACCGATGCCGAAGTCCATACGCTCGCCGGTAAGATCAACAGCCTGCAGGCGGGCGGCAACCTCAGCTCGAACGACGTCATCATCATTCTGCTGGTCGCAATCCTGGTCACGCTGGTTCTCTGAATGTCGGGACACTGTTTTACATGATATGGCTGATATCCGGATTCACTTCAGCGTCTGCGCCGGGAGGCAATGGCCAGGTCATATTACGGCCACAGACTCGGACATGCCGCACAAATGGAATCGGCGGCGCGCGGCCGCCTGGTGAGGAAATTTTAAGCGGCTTTCTTCCTGGCTGTCCCGATCAGTCCGAGCAGACCAGAGCCGAAGAGCCAGGCAGCGGCAGGCACAGGAACAACCGCAAA includes:
- a CDS encoding ParA family protein; this translates as MQHATTLKVSIMNTKGGCGKTTIATNLASFCASHGYGTALVDYDRQGSSMRWLHERPGYHPPIYGIAAYKPPREGITRAWQMRTPPDTRYVISDTPAGYSLIDMEDRVAEADVILIPVLPSSIDIHSTVDFIRDLLLIGKARKHNTRLAIVMNRTRIRTRALDKLERFLNKLDIPVIGRIRDTQFYVSAAEQGLGIHEMKEREASKDRTTWDEMLDWLDHNRGGFIESESALLQDLSA
- a CDS encoding PA2779 family protein; translation: MKMKLRRFWLAAATTVVLCVLTPLAGAALVTTDQAIAGSMADQERARVGAFLERADARERLGALGVDPAAAQERVAGLTDAEVHTLAGKINSLQAGGNLSSNDVIIILLVAILVTLVL